One part of the Streptomyces ferrugineus genome encodes these proteins:
- a CDS encoding NCS1 family nucleobase:cation symporter-1, protein MSLADRAEATGTPAFVPDPRLTNEDLAPAKKRNWKVFDLFAMWMSDVHNLGNYTFAAGLLVLGMNVWQVFTSLLVGFVIIYIGMNWMGKIGQRHGVPFPVVSRISFGVWGANIPALIRAVIAIMWYGIQTYLASVAVNVMLLAAWPGLESWTHNSFLGLHQLGWCTFIALWLIQAAIISQGMESVRKFQDFCGPAIWVVMIALAVWILAKAGWTISLTSTPNPVSVGEQWRQWFGAIGLILATYGTLMLNFCDFSRFAPDYKTVKRGNFWGLPINSTAFVVVSVIVTAGSIEVFGKAITEPAYLVAEIGNTWVLVLGALTFAIATMGVNIVANFVSPAYDLANVWPQKITFKVGGMISTVAALVVTPWNLFSSPTVVNYFLGGLGAFLGPLFGVIMVDYYLIKHGRVDTNELFSAEPGSRYYYRKGVNPKALWAFLPAAAVSAVLALVDTFSAVAPYSWFIGTAMAAVLYLVLCRDERAAGSAAATAVREV, encoded by the coding sequence GTGTCCCTCGCCGACCGTGCCGAAGCCACCGGCACACCAGCGTTCGTCCCCGATCCCCGGCTCACCAACGAAGACCTCGCTCCCGCGAAGAAGCGCAACTGGAAGGTCTTCGACCTCTTCGCCATGTGGATGTCCGACGTCCACAACCTCGGCAACTACACGTTCGCGGCCGGTCTGCTGGTCCTCGGCATGAACGTGTGGCAGGTCTTCACCTCCCTGCTCGTCGGCTTCGTGATCATCTACATCGGCATGAACTGGATGGGGAAGATCGGCCAGCGCCACGGCGTCCCGTTCCCGGTCGTCAGCCGCATCAGCTTCGGCGTCTGGGGCGCCAACATCCCGGCGCTGATCAGGGCCGTCATCGCCATCATGTGGTACGGCATCCAGACCTACCTGGCGTCCGTCGCCGTGAACGTGATGCTGCTGGCCGCCTGGCCGGGCCTGGAGTCCTGGACGCACAACTCCTTCCTGGGCCTGCACCAGCTCGGCTGGTGCACCTTCATCGCCCTGTGGCTGATCCAGGCGGCGATCATCAGCCAGGGCATGGAGTCGGTGCGCAAGTTCCAGGACTTCTGCGGTCCGGCGATCTGGGTGGTGATGATCGCCCTCGCGGTCTGGATCCTCGCCAAGGCCGGCTGGACGATCTCGCTCACGTCGACCCCGAACCCGGTCTCCGTCGGCGAGCAGTGGCGGCAGTGGTTCGGCGCGATCGGTCTGATCCTCGCCACGTACGGCACGCTGATGCTCAACTTCTGTGACTTCTCGCGCTTCGCCCCCGACTACAAGACGGTCAAGCGCGGCAACTTCTGGGGCCTGCCCATCAACTCGACGGCGTTCGTGGTCGTCTCGGTGATCGTCACGGCGGGCTCGATCGAGGTGTTCGGCAAGGCCATCACCGAGCCTGCCTACCTCGTCGCCGAGATCGGCAACACCTGGGTCCTCGTCCTCGGCGCCCTGACCTTCGCCATCGCCACCATGGGCGTCAACATCGTCGCCAACTTCGTCTCACCGGCGTACGACCTGGCCAACGTCTGGCCGCAGAAGATCACCTTCAAGGTCGGCGGCATGATCAGCACGGTGGCGGCGCTGGTGGTGACACCGTGGAACCTCTTCTCTAGCCCGACGGTCGTCAACTATTTCCTGGGCGGCCTCGGCGCCTTCCTGGGTCCGCTGTTCGGCGTGATCATGGTCGACTACTACCTGATCAAGCACGGCCGCGTGGACACGAACGAGCTCTTCTCCGCCGAGCCCGGCTCGCGCTACTACTACCGCAAGGGCGTCAACCCCAAGGCGCTGTGGGCGTTCCTGCCGGCGGCGGCTGTCTCGGCGGTGCTGGCGCTGGTGGACACGTTCAGCGCGGTGGCGCCGTACTCCTGGTTCATCGGTACGGCGATGGCGGCGGTGCTGTACCTGGTGCTGTGCCGCGACGAGCGGGCCGCCGGGTCCGCGGCCGCGACCGCGGTGCGGGAGGTC